A genomic window from Candidatus Poribacteria bacterium includes:
- a CDS encoding ABC transporter permease encodes MNDQIAWGGLLLAVLAGAIRSGTPIAFAAIGETLSERSGVMNLGVEGMMLMGAMVGVVVQVKTGIPALALLAAGLAASTLAAVHAFITIYLNGNQLVSGIGLSIVGTGLSGFLGRPYVGVRFSGIDNWGIPFLKDLPVLGKVLFQHDILVYLTVFVAAAVWFLLYKTRFGLQVRAVGEEPNAAYAQGVPVQRSRTLAVILGGFLAGIGGAHLSLAYTQLWAERMTAGQGLIAIGLVIVAGWHPLRVLLTTYLFGMLIVLHLNLQASGITISPYILAALPYIFAVLALTFVTFIDKRRGMPAALAKEFNMLQ; translated from the coding sequence ATGAACGATCAGATCGCATGGGGCGGCTTATTGTTGGCAGTACTCGCTGGTGCTATTCGTAGCGGCACACCAATCGCTTTTGCTGCGATTGGGGAAACGCTTTCAGAGCGATCCGGGGTAATGAACCTTGGGGTTGAAGGAATGATGCTGATGGGGGCAATGGTCGGTGTAGTGGTACAAGTGAAAACCGGGATTCCGGCACTCGCCTTACTTGCCGCCGGACTCGCAGCATCTACACTCGCAGCAGTTCACGCTTTCATAACGATCTATCTCAATGGAAATCAGCTTGTCAGCGGTATCGGACTGTCCATCGTGGGAACGGGGCTCTCCGGCTTCCTCGGTCGTCCCTATGTGGGTGTCCGTTTTTCCGGAATAGACAACTGGGGTATCCCATTCCTTAAAGATCTACCTGTTTTAGGCAAGGTGCTCTTTCAGCATGATATCCTTGTGTATCTGACAGTATTTGTTGCTGCTGCGGTGTGGTTCCTACTTTACAAGACTCGTTTTGGTCTACAGGTTCGGGCAGTCGGTGAAGAACCCAACGCAGCCTATGCTCAGGGTGTCCCCGTTCAACGAAGCCGAACCCTTGCAGTTATCCTAGGTGGTTTTCTCGCGGGGATAGGCGGTGCACACCTTTCCTTAGCCTATACACAACTATGGGCTGAAAGGATGACTGCTGGCCAAGGTCTGATTGCCATAGGTTTAGTGATTGTTGCCGGATGGCATCCTTTACGTGTGCTATTGACGACGTATCTCTTTGGTATGTTAATTGTGCTGCACCTCAATCTACAGGCTTCAGGGATTACAATCTCGCCTTATATTTTGGCAGCTTTGCCTTATATTTTTG